In the genome of Rhodoferax fermentans, one region contains:
- the crcB gene encoding fluoride efflux transporter CrcB yields MMTSILPIGLGAAFGAVLRWLISTRLNSLWPSLPPGTLVANLVGGYLIGVALSYFALHTELSPQWRLLVITGFLGGLTTFSTFSAEVVTQLQQGNLFWAFATISTHVLGSLAMTFLGMATVAALT; encoded by the coding sequence TTGATGACGTCAATTCTTCCGATCGGTCTGGGCGCGGCATTCGGCGCGGTGCTGCGCTGGCTGATCAGCACCCGGCTCAACAGCCTGTGGCCGTCCTTGCCACCGGGGACCCTGGTGGCCAACTTGGTGGGGGGCTATCTGATTGGGGTGGCCCTGTCCTACTTTGCGCTGCACACCGAGCTCTCACCACAATGGCGATTGCTGGTGATCACCGGCTTTCTGGGCGGGCTGACGACGTTTTCGACCTTTTCTGCCGAGGTGGTGACACAGTTGCAGCAGGGCAACCTGTTCTGGGCTTTTGCCACGATCAGCACCCATGTGCTGGGTTCACTGGCCATGACCTTCCTGGGCATGGCCACGGTGGCGGCACTGACCTGA
- the kdpC gene encoding potassium-transporting ATPase subunit KdpC — protein MKNILRPALVLFVALSFLTGLAYPLLVTGLAQNLFPAQAHGSLMVRDGQVLGSSLIGQHFTDPAYFWGRPSATSPMANNAAASGGSNLGPMNPALLDAVTARVTALRAADPGNTAAVPVDLVTASASGLDPHISPAAAQYQLDRVAKARQLPAQVVQGLIDQATQRPLLGLLGEPVVNVLQLNVALDAHSGHASLH, from the coding sequence ATGAAAAACATACTCAGACCCGCTTTGGTGCTGTTTGTTGCGCTCTCTTTTTTGACCGGTCTGGCCTACCCGCTGCTGGTGACCGGACTGGCCCAGAACCTGTTTCCGGCCCAGGCCCACGGCAGCCTGATGGTGCGCGACGGCCAAGTGCTGGGCTCCAGCCTGATCGGGCAGCACTTCACCGACCCGGCCTATTTCTGGGGCCGCCCATCTGCCACCAGCCCCATGGCCAACAACGCCGCCGCCTCGGGTGGTTCCAACCTCGGGCCGATGAACCCGGCCCTGCTGGACGCTGTCACAGCCCGAGTGACGGCGCTGCGTGCAGCGGACCCCGGCAACACCGCAGCGGTTCCGGTGGACCTGGTCACAGCCTCTGCCAGTGGTCTGGACCCGCACATCAGCCCAGCCGCCGCGCAGTACCAGCTGGATCGTGTGGCCAAGGCGCGCCAGCTGCCTGCCCAGGTGGTGCAGGGCCTGATCGACCAGGCCACACAGCGCCCGCTGCTGGGCCTGTTGGGTGAGCCGGTGGTCAACGTGTTGCAATTGAATGTGGCGCTTGATGCACACTCCGGACATGCCTCTCTCCACTGA
- the kdpB gene encoding potassium-transporting ATPase subunit KdpB — protein sequence MKTTTLKLPDVALLKPAVLASFTKLSPRVQWRNPVMFVVYLGSIVTTLLGLQAEQGTGFILAISAWLWFTVLFANFAESLAEGRSKAQAASLRGLKTSTWAKKLKEPVFGSTWLPEQAENLRKGDVVLVDTGEMIPLDGEVIQGVATVDESAITGESAPVVRESGGDFSSVTGGTRVLSDWLVVSITVNPGESFLDRMIGMVEGAKRQKTPNEIALTILLVALTMVFLVVTATLLPFSIFSVEASGSGTVVSLTALIALLVCLIPTTIGGLLSAVGVAGMSRMMQANVIATSGRAVEAAGDVDVLLLDKTGTITHGNRQASAFLPAPGVSEVQLANCATQASMADETPEGRSIVVLAQRLGANEALTGEVLEVPFTAQTRMSGMDARDPDGSTRQLRKGAVDAIRKHVEALGGSMPAKVLRTADEVSRRGSTPLAVADGQQVLGIVELKDIVKSGIRERFGELRRMGIKTVMITGDNKLTAAAIAAEAGVDDFLAEATPEDKLKLIRQYQAEGRLVAMTGDGTNDAPALAQADVAVAMNSGTQAAKEAGNMVDLDSNPTKLLEIVETGKALLMTRGSLTTFSIANDVAKYFAIIPAIFVSTYPQLGALNVMQLGSPNSAILSAVIFNALIIMFLIPLALKGVAYRPVGAAALLRRNMAIYGLGGLVVPFVGIKLIDMLLVGLHMT from the coding sequence CTTTCACCAAACTCAGCCCGCGTGTGCAGTGGCGCAACCCGGTGATGTTTGTGGTCTACCTGGGCAGTATCGTGACCACCTTGTTGGGGCTGCAGGCAGAACAAGGCACGGGTTTTATCCTGGCCATTTCGGCCTGGTTATGGTTCACCGTGCTGTTTGCCAACTTTGCCGAGAGCCTGGCCGAAGGTCGCAGCAAGGCGCAGGCTGCCTCGCTGCGTGGCCTTAAAACCAGCACCTGGGCCAAGAAGCTCAAAGAACCGGTGTTTGGTTCGACTTGGTTGCCCGAACAAGCAGAAAACTTGCGCAAAGGCGACGTGGTGCTGGTCGATACCGGCGAGATGATCCCGCTGGACGGTGAAGTGATCCAAGGGGTGGCCACCGTGGACGAGAGCGCCATCACCGGTGAGTCGGCGCCGGTGGTGCGTGAGTCGGGTGGCGACTTCAGCTCGGTCACCGGCGGCACCCGCGTGTTGTCAGACTGGCTGGTGGTGTCTATCACCGTCAACCCGGGTGAGTCTTTCCTGGACCGCATGATCGGTATGGTCGAAGGCGCCAAGCGCCAGAAGACCCCGAATGAAATCGCGCTCACCATTTTGCTGGTGGCGCTGACGATGGTGTTCCTGGTGGTGACTGCCACGTTGCTGCCGTTTTCCATCTTCAGCGTGGAGGCTTCGGGTTCTGGCACGGTGGTCAGCCTCACCGCCTTGATTGCTTTGCTGGTGTGTCTGATCCCGACCACGATTGGTGGCCTGTTGTCGGCCGTGGGTGTGGCGGGCATGAGCCGCATGATGCAGGCCAACGTGATCGCCACCTCGGGCCGGGCCGTAGAGGCCGCCGGGGATGTGGATGTGCTGCTGCTGGACAAAACTGGCACCATCACCCACGGCAACCGTCAGGCCTCAGCCTTTTTACCCGCACCAGGCGTGTCTGAAGTGCAACTGGCCAACTGCGCCACACAAGCGTCAATGGCCGACGAAACCCCCGAGGGGCGCAGCATTGTGGTGCTGGCCCAGCGCCTGGGTGCCAACGAGGCTTTGACGGGTGAGGTGCTGGAAGTGCCGTTTACCGCCCAAACCCGCATGAGTGGCATGGATGCCCGCGACCCGGATGGCAGCACACGCCAGTTGCGCAAAGGGGCGGTAGATGCCATCCGCAAACATGTGGAGGCTCTGGGTGGCAGCATGCCCGCGAAAGTCCTGCGTACCGCCGACGAGGTGTCGCGGCGCGGCAGCACACCCTTGGCGGTGGCTGATGGCCAGCAGGTGCTCGGCATTGTGGAGCTCAAAGACATTGTCAAAAGTGGCATCCGGGAGCGTTTTGGCGAGTTGCGTCGTATGGGCATCAAAACGGTGATGATCACCGGCGACAACAAACTCACGGCGGCGGCGATTGCGGCCGAGGCCGGTGTCGACGACTTTCTGGCCGAAGCCACGCCCGAAGACAAACTCAAGCTGATTCGCCAATACCAAGCAGAAGGTCGCCTGGTGGCCATGACCGGCGACGGTACCAACGACGCTCCGGCGCTCGCTCAAGCCGACGTGGCCGTGGCCATGAACAGCGGCACCCAAGCCGCCAAAGAAGCCGGCAACATGGTGGACCTGGACTCGAATCCCACCAAGTTGCTGGAGATTGTGGAGACTGGCAAGGCCTTGCTGATGACACGCGGCTCACTCACCACCTTCTCGATTGCCAATGACGTGGCCAAGTACTTTGCCATCATCCCGGCCATTTTTGTGTCGACCTACCCGCAGCTGGGTGCGCTCAATGTGATGCAGCTAGGCAGCCCCAATTCGGCGATTTTGTCAGCGGTGATTTTTAACGCCTTGATCATCATGTTTCTGATTCCGCTAGCCCTCAAGGGTGTGGCCTACCGCCCGGTGGGTGCGGCGGCGCTGCTGCGTCGCAACATGGCGATCTACGGCTTGGGTGGCTTGGTGGTGCCTTTTGTTGGCATCAAACTCATCGACATGTTGCTGGTGGGCCTGCACATGACCTAG
- the kdpE gene encoding two-component system response regulator KdpE: MTQPVVILIEDEIQIRRFVRAALEAEGWQVFEADTARRGLADAGTRKPDLLIVDLGLPDGDGLDLIRDVRSWTNVPIIVLSARSNEADKIAALDAGADDYLTKPFGLGELMARVRANLRRPRTVSAEAAGDADTSASPVFVFGDVEVNRVERVVRRAGVEVHLTPLEYRLLTVLMTNVGRVITHKQLLRDVWGPSHAEQSHYLRIYMGHLRQKLEADPAQPQHLLTETGVGYRLLCEA, encoded by the coding sequence ATGACCCAGCCCGTCGTCATCCTGATCGAAGACGAAATCCAGATCCGCCGTTTTGTGCGTGCCGCGCTGGAGGCCGAGGGCTGGCAAGTGTTTGAGGCCGACACCGCCCGGCGGGGTTTGGCCGACGCCGGCACACGCAAGCCGGATCTGCTGATCGTCGACCTGGGCCTGCCCGACGGTGACGGCCTGGACCTGATCCGCGATGTGCGCAGCTGGACCAACGTGCCAATCATCGTGCTGTCAGCCCGCAGCAACGAGGCCGACAAGATTGCCGCGCTGGACGCCGGTGCCGACGACTATTTAACCAAACCCTTTGGACTGGGTGAGCTGATGGCACGGGTGCGTGCCAATCTACGTCGGCCCAGGACCGTGTCAGCCGAAGCAGCAGGTGACGCCGACACCTCGGCCAGCCCGGTCTTTGTGTTTGGTGACGTGGAGGTGAACCGGGTGGAACGCGTGGTGCGCCGCGCCGGGGTGGAGGTGCATCTGACACCGCTGGAATACCGTCTGCTCACGGTGCTGATGACCAATGTTGGGCGCGTGATCACCCACAAACAGCTGCTGCGCGACGTGTGGGGCCCGTCCCACGCCGAGCAGAGCCACTACCTGCGCATTTACATGGGCCATCTGCGGCAAAAACTCGAAGCCGACCCGGCCCAGCCACAACATTTGCTGACCGAAACCGGGGTGGGCTACCGCTTGCTCTGTGAGGCTTAG
- a CDS encoding methyl-accepting chemotaxis protein yields MMLAFGLILLILLFLTGIAMQRVQTMSSALDAAAGTGAQRSQAVRGIERSVSNYGTTLRMIGTSMENANAKGHAQLTGIHKSFSESATKARAMISDPAGIALIDDVEKRSAAVQELLKLAAQEGGDRGPDAVGFNVRLMFISELPKWTGLLEEWKVSSERLTAWDEEQSLLTAQSSAGLSTSTHLILLTGAAIALVLAASLGWWITHNVTQGVEQAVQAARRMADHDLSEPVVSGRRDEIGQLLMALEDLRVKQGELAFDVVQSSRSIMQGANEISQGSTQLGSRTEDTASNLQRAAHAMRTLVASVEQTTESARNANRLADSARNDAAQGEQVVSGAVAIMASVNAASRQIAEIIGLIDGVSFQTNILALNAAVEAARAGEQGRGFAVVATEVRQLASRSAVAAKDIRALIQDSQAKVEQGSQQVVIAGDSTHKISESIGQVSQMMGVIHHDAATQLQTITETREAMQGLEDLAQQNAAMAEEASAAAISLTEQATRLLALVEKYKLPPMTHASSLDVPRIAY; encoded by the coding sequence ATGATGCTGGCCTTCGGGCTGATTCTGCTGATCCTGCTGTTTCTGACGGGAATCGCCATGCAGCGAGTCCAGACGATGAGCAGCGCACTGGACGCGGCGGCGGGCACAGGTGCACAACGTAGCCAGGCTGTCAGGGGTATTGAGCGCAGTGTCAGTAATTACGGCACCACACTGCGCATGATTGGCACCTCGATGGAGAACGCCAACGCCAAAGGGCACGCGCAGCTGACCGGCATTCACAAGAGCTTCAGCGAGAGCGCCACCAAGGCGCGCGCGATGATCTCCGACCCGGCAGGTATTGCCTTGATTGACGACGTTGAAAAACGCAGTGCCGCTGTGCAGGAACTGCTGAAACTCGCCGCCCAGGAAGGTGGGGACCGTGGCCCGGATGCGGTTGGTTTTAATGTCCGTCTGATGTTCATCTCCGAATTGCCCAAGTGGACCGGCCTGCTCGAAGAATGGAAAGTCAGCTCCGAACGACTGACCGCCTGGGACGAAGAGCAAAGTCTCTTGACCGCCCAGAGTTCTGCCGGTCTGAGCACCTCCACCCACCTGATTTTGTTGACCGGTGCGGCCATTGCGCTGGTGCTCGCTGCCAGCCTGGGCTGGTGGATCACCCACAATGTCACACAAGGTGTGGAACAGGCGGTGCAAGCTGCCAGACGCATGGCCGACCACGACCTGTCTGAGCCGGTGGTTTCAGGGCGTCGTGACGAAATCGGGCAATTGCTGATGGCGCTGGAGGATTTGCGTGTGAAGCAGGGTGAGCTGGCCTTTGACGTGGTGCAAAGCTCGCGCTCCATCATGCAAGGCGCCAATGAAATCTCCCAGGGCAGCACACAACTGGGTTCACGCACCGAAGACACCGCCAGCAATTTGCAGCGCGCCGCCCATGCCATGCGGACCTTGGTGGCCTCGGTCGAACAGACCACAGAATCTGCCCGCAACGCCAATCGGCTTGCCGACTCGGCCCGCAACGATGCGGCACAAGGTGAACAGGTGGTCTCGGGGGCGGTTGCCATCATGGCCAGTGTGAATGCCGCTTCGCGTCAAATCGCCGAAATCATCGGCCTGATCGATGGCGTCTCGTTCCAGACCAACATCTTGGCGCTCAATGCGGCGGTAGAAGCCGCGCGGGCGGGTGAACAAGGACGCGGTTTTGCGGTGGTGGCCACCGAAGTGCGCCAACTCGCCAGCCGCAGTGCGGTGGCCGCCAAAGACATCCGGGCTTTGATCCAGGACTCTCAGGCCAAGGTGGAGCAAGGCTCACAACAGGTGGTCATCGCCGGTGATTCCACCCACAAGATCAGTGAATCCATCGGCCAGGTGTCTCAGATGATGGGCGTGATCCACCACGATGCGGCCACCCAGCTGCAAACCATCACGGAAACCCGTGAAGCCATGCAAGGGCTGGAGGATCTGGCTCAGCAAAACGCTGCCATGGCCGAAGAAGCCAGCGCTGCGGCGATTTCACTCACTGAGCAGGCCACCCGTCTGTTGGCTCTGGTTGAGAAATACAAGCTGCCTCCCATGACACATGCCAGCAGCCTGGATGTCCCCAGGATTGCCTACTGA
- a CDS encoding DUF4118 domain-containing protein, with protein sequence MPLSTDARPDPDVLLAQLREEEQTVKRGTLRIYFGASAGVGKTYALLGAARQAQQAGHKVLVGVVETHGRQETQALLADLTLLPLRKLPHRGQVLLELDLDAALAAKPDILLVDELAHSNAPGSRHPKRWQDVQELLDAGINVWSALNVQHLESLNGTVGAITGVRVNETVPDTVLDDADELVLVDVTAEELLARLKAGKVYIPQQAQRASQNFFRKGNLIALREIALRRTAEHVGDDVRTYRTRHTQKTLSSQTSGTPAWNTSGAMLVCVGPQAGAEHAVRSAARLAGQLNVRWFAAYVETPALQRRPAPERDRVLTVLKLAEELGASTAVLTGEDEAQALMTHAQTLNCATLVLGRPASSHWRQLRRIWRPTLARQLATLAPGIDLVEVGASESVRKLPPALPRPVQDETQGHNWVEDMPRYAWATGICLLTTLFALPLARLFDLANIVMLFLLCVVLVAVKLGRGPSMLAAVLSVAVFDFFFVQPRFSFAVTDIQYLMTFFVMLVVGLLIGRLTANLRFAAQVAASREQRAQALFELTRDLSGALLTSQVVESAESLVSRAFGGEARVLLPDANDQLDCGAHLPTSLDTSVADWAFRHGQRAGAATATLPGSSWHFVPLQAPMRIRGVLAVRVPKPRWLLIPEQIQQLETLARQIAIALERVHYVDVAQAAVVQMESERLRNTLLAAMSHDIRTPLTALVGQAEVLAASTPLNPEQRSSAQTISQEARELSSLVTNMLEMARLQSGQVELRKDWQSVEEIVGSAIRSARHALGALVVRTELPVDLPLVEFDASLIERVLVNLLENAAKYGVTTPPANPAMVVSASVTPNTLVVSVRDFGPGLPHHVKGREDELFAKFTRGHHESSTRGVGLGLAICKAIIDAHRGKISAAQAADAGAIFSFSLPRNSPPEVP encoded by the coding sequence ATGCCTCTCTCCACTGACGCCAGACCCGACCCCGACGTGCTGTTGGCACAGCTGCGCGAGGAGGAGCAGACGGTCAAGCGTGGCACATTGCGCATCTACTTTGGGGCCAGCGCCGGTGTTGGCAAGACCTATGCTTTGCTCGGTGCGGCGCGCCAGGCGCAGCAGGCCGGGCACAAGGTCTTGGTGGGCGTGGTGGAAACCCATGGCCGCCAGGAGACCCAGGCCTTGTTGGCTGACCTGACGCTGTTGCCCCTGCGCAAGTTACCCCACCGGGGTCAGGTGCTGCTGGAACTGGACCTGGATGCCGCCCTGGCTGCCAAGCCTGACATCCTTCTGGTCGACGAGCTGGCGCACAGCAATGCCCCAGGCTCGCGGCACCCGAAACGCTGGCAGGATGTGCAGGAGTTGCTGGATGCCGGCATCAACGTCTGGAGTGCACTCAATGTGCAACATCTGGAGAGCCTGAACGGCACCGTGGGGGCCATCACCGGCGTGCGGGTCAACGAGACGGTGCCCGACACCGTGCTGGATGACGCCGATGAACTGGTGCTGGTGGATGTCACCGCCGAGGAATTGCTGGCCAGATTGAAGGCTGGCAAGGTTTACATTCCCCAGCAAGCGCAGCGGGCCAGCCAGAACTTCTTTCGCAAAGGCAATTTGATCGCCTTGCGCGAAATCGCCCTGCGCCGCACCGCCGAACACGTGGGTGACGATGTGCGCACCTACCGCACACGCCACACCCAGAAAACCCTCAGCAGCCAGACCAGCGGCACACCGGCCTGGAACACTTCAGGCGCGATGCTGGTGTGTGTGGGGCCGCAGGCTGGCGCCGAACATGCGGTGCGCAGCGCCGCACGATTGGCGGGGCAACTCAATGTGCGCTGGTTTGCCGCTTATGTGGAAACACCCGCCTTGCAAAGGCGCCCGGCGCCGGAGCGCGACCGGGTATTGACGGTGCTCAAGCTGGCCGAGGAGCTGGGTGCCAGCACCGCTGTGCTGACCGGTGAGGACGAAGCCCAGGCCTTGATGACCCATGCCCAGACCCTGAACTGTGCCACCCTGGTGCTGGGGCGGCCAGCCAGCTCGCACTGGCGCCAACTGCGGCGCATCTGGCGCCCAACGCTGGCACGCCAGTTAGCCACCCTGGCCCCCGGCATTGATCTGGTCGAGGTCGGGGCGTCTGAGAGTGTGCGCAAACTGCCCCCCGCCTTGCCACGCCCAGTGCAGGACGAGACACAAGGCCACAACTGGGTGGAAGACATGCCGCGTTATGCCTGGGCGACGGGTATTTGCCTGCTGACAACTTTGTTCGCGCTGCCCTTGGCGCGTTTGTTTGACCTGGCCAACATCGTCATGTTGTTCCTGTTGTGTGTGGTGCTGGTGGCGGTCAAGCTGGGTCGTGGGCCGTCGATGCTGGCTGCGGTGTTGTCGGTGGCGGTGTTTGACTTCTTTTTTGTGCAGCCGCGTTTTTCGTTTGCGGTGACCGACATCCAGTACCTGATGACCTTTTTCGTGATGCTGGTGGTGGGCCTGCTGATTGGCCGCTTGACCGCCAACCTGCGCTTTGCCGCGCAGGTGGCGGCGAGCCGTGAACAGCGCGCCCAGGCGCTGTTTGAGCTGACGCGTGATTTGTCTGGCGCTTTGCTCACCTCACAGGTGGTGGAGAGCGCCGAGAGTCTGGTGAGCCGTGCGTTTGGCGGTGAAGCGCGGGTGCTGTTGCCGGACGCCAATGACCAGCTTGATTGTGGTGCCCATTTACCGACCTCACTCGACACCAGTGTGGCGGACTGGGCGTTTCGCCATGGGCAGCGGGCCGGTGCGGCCACCGCCACGCTACCCGGCAGTTCCTGGCATTTTGTGCCCTTGCAGGCGCCAATGCGCATTCGGGGTGTGCTGGCCGTGCGGGTGCCCAAGCCACGCTGGCTGCTGATTCCGGAACAGATCCAGCAACTGGAAACGCTGGCGCGGCAAATCGCCATTGCGCTGGAGCGGGTGCACTATGTGGATGTGGCCCAGGCGGCGGTGGTGCAGATGGAGTCCGAACGGCTGCGCAACACCTTGCTGGCAGCCATGTCGCATGACATCCGCACCCCCTTGACCGCACTGGTGGGGCAAGCCGAGGTGTTGGCGGCTTCGACCCCCTTGAACCCAGAGCAGCGCAGCTCTGCCCAGACCATCAGCCAGGAGGCGCGTGAATTGAGCAGCCTGGTTACCAACATGCTGGAGATGGCCCGCTTGCAAAGTGGCCAGGTCGAATTACGCAAAGACTGGCAATCGGTGGAGGAAATTGTCGGCAGTGCGATCCGTTCGGCCCGCCATGCGCTGGGTGCGCTGGTGGTGCGAACTGAGCTGCCGGTCGACCTGCCTTTGGTGGAGTTTGATGCCAGCCTGATTGAGCGTGTTCTGGTCAACCTGTTGGAAAACGCCGCCAAATACGGCGTCACCACGCCCCCGGCCAACCCTGCCATGGTGGTCAGCGCCAGCGTCACACCCAACACGCTGGTGGTCAGTGTGCGTGATTTTGGCCCGGGCCTGCCGCACCACGTGAAAGGCCGGGAAGATGAACTGTTTGCCAAATTCACACGCGGCCACCATGAGTCGTCCACCCGCGGGGTGGGCCTGGGGCTGGCGATCTGCAAAGCTATCATCGACGCCCATCGCGGCAAGATCAGCGCGGCGCAGGCGGCTGACGCCGGTGCCATCTTCAGCTTCAGCCTGCCCAGAAACTCACCACCCGAAGTGCCATGA
- a CDS encoding YgiQ family radical SAM protein, whose protein sequence is MNAPVDVSFFPRAAKPLTSYRKFWAARFGTAPHLPMSRAEMDKLGWDSCDIVLVTGDAYVDHPSFGMAVIGRMLEAQGFRVGIIAQPDWQSAEPFRVLGKPNLFWGVTAGNMDSMINRYTADRKIRTDDAYTPGDVGGKRPDRAAIVYSQRCREAFKDVPIILGGIEGSLRRIAHYDYWSDKVRRSIVVDAKCDLLLYGNAERALVEVAHRLAAREPIEAITDVRGTAFVRRTDDDSRLGWFEITSTSVDEPGRIESHINPYQTTSEQAAGQGSSCAKEEGQGVTDSVAVSPEDTRATGQFSSQAPVAAAQPLTFYANPALPSGKLKLPPRDRSVIRLPSYEQVKADPVLYAHANRVLHLETNPGNARALVQAHGEGATARDVWINPPPIPLTTAEMDYVFDLPYARAPHPSYADENGSHDGATKIPAWEMIRFSVNIMRGCFGGCTFCSITEHEGRIIQSRSEDSIIKEIEDIRDKVKGFTGTISDLGGPTANMYRLGCKSPEIEAACRKPSCVYPGVCQNLGTDHHPLVQIYRRGRALKGIKKILIGSGVRYDLAVLSPEYVKELVQHHVGGYLKIAPEHTEQGPLSKMMKPGIGTYDKFKTLFDKFTAEAGKKQFLIPYFIAAHPGTTDEDMMNLAIWLKKHGFRADQVQTFYPSPMATATTMYHTGRNPLRGVRREVQSDDDTVDVVRGEKRRRLHKAFLRYHDASNWPLLREALKAMGRSDLIGNGKHHLIPTWQPLGDEGYQSARKKNSTPSGAKPQSAVAAKPVKGRMLTQHTGLPPRDTGTSRAKPSRRPR, encoded by the coding sequence ATGAACGCCCCTGTTGACGTGTCTTTTTTCCCGCGTGCCGCCAAGCCGCTGACCAGTTACCGCAAGTTCTGGGCTGCACGTTTTGGCACGGCCCCGCATTTGCCGATGAGCCGCGCCGAGATGGACAAACTGGGCTGGGACAGCTGCGACATCGTGCTGGTGACGGGTGACGCGTATGTGGACCACCCGAGTTTTGGCATGGCGGTGATTGGTCGCATGCTGGAGGCGCAAGGTTTTCGCGTGGGCATCATCGCCCAGCCCGACTGGCAAAGTGCCGAGCCGTTCCGGGTCTTGGGCAAACCCAACCTGTTCTGGGGTGTGACCGCGGGCAACATGGACAGCATGATCAACCGCTACACGGCGGACCGCAAAATCCGCACCGACGACGCCTACACCCCCGGTGACGTGGGTGGCAAGCGCCCGGACCGTGCCGCCATCGTCTACAGCCAGCGCTGCCGCGAGGCGTTCAAGGACGTGCCCATCATCCTGGGTGGCATCGAAGGCAGCCTGCGGCGCATCGCGCACTACGATTATTGGAGCGACAAGGTGCGACGCAGCATCGTGGTGGACGCCAAATGTGATCTGCTGCTGTACGGCAACGCCGAACGCGCCTTGGTCGAGGTGGCGCACCGCTTGGCGGCACGTGAGCCGATCGAGGCCATCACCGATGTGCGTGGCACCGCCTTTGTGCGCCGCACCGATGACGACAGCCGCCTGGGCTGGTTCGAGATCACGTCGACCAGCGTGGACGAACCGGGCCGCATCGAGTCGCACATCAACCCCTACCAGACCACCAGCGAACAGGCTGCAGGGCAGGGCAGTTCTTGTGCCAAGGAAGAAGGTCAGGGTGTTACAGATTCAGTAGCTGTCAGCCCAGAAGATACAAGGGCTACAGGCCAATTTTCCTCACAAGCCCCCGTGGCTGCTGCTCAGCCGCTGACCTTCTACGCCAATCCCGCGCTGCCCAGCGGCAAACTCAAACTGCCGCCGCGTGACCGATCCGTGATCCGCCTGCCCAGTTACGAGCAGGTCAAGGCCGACCCGGTGCTGTACGCCCACGCTAACCGCGTCCTGCATCTGGAAACCAACCCTGGCAACGCCCGTGCGCTGGTGCAGGCGCATGGTGAAGGCGCTACGGCGCGTGACGTTTGGATCAACCCGCCGCCAATCCCGCTCACCACGGCCGAGATGGACTATGTGTTTGACCTGCCTTACGCGCGGGCACCACACCCGAGCTACGCTGACGAGAACGGCAGCCACGACGGCGCCACCAAGATCCCGGCCTGGGAGATGATCCGCTTTTCCGTCAACATCATGCGCGGCTGTTTTGGCGGCTGCACCTTTTGCTCGATCACCGAGCACGAAGGCCGCATCATCCAAAGCCGCTCGGAAGACTCGATCATCAAAGAGATCGAAGACATCCGTGACAAGGTCAAAGGTTTCACCGGCACCATTTCCGACCTGGGTGGGCCGACAGCCAACATGTACCGCCTGGGCTGCAAAAGCCCCGAGATTGAGGCCGCCTGTCGCAAACCAAGCTGCGTTTACCCCGGTGTCTGCCAGAACCTCGGCACCGACCACCATCCGCTGGTGCAGATTTACCGCCGTGGCCGCGCCCTCAAAGGCATCAAGAAGATATTGATTGGCTCGGGCGTGCGTTATGACCTGGCGGTCTTGAGCCCAGAATATGTCAAGGAACTGGTCCAGCACCATGTCGGTGGTTACCTCAAGATCGCACCGGAACACACCGAGCAGGGCCCGCTGTCGAAGATGATGAAGCCGGGCATTGGCACCTACGACAAGTTCAAGACCCTGTTTGACAAGTTCACCGCCGAGGCAGGCAAAAAGCAGTTCCTGATCCCGTACTTCATCGCCGCCCACCCCGGCACCACCGATGAAGACATGATGAACCTGGCGATCTGGCTCAAAAAGCATGGTTTCCGCGCCGACCAGGTGCAGACCTTCTACCCGAGCCCGATGGCCACCGCCACCACGATGTACCACACCGGGCGCAACCCGCTGCGCGGTGTGCGCCGCGAGGTGCAGAGCGACGACGACACGGTTGACGTGGTACGCGGTGAAAAACGCCGACGCCTGCACAAGGCTTTTCTGCGCTATCACGATGCGAGCAACTGGCCCTTGTTGCGTGAGGCCTTGAAGGCCATGGGGCGTTCAGACCTGATCGGCAACGGCAAACACCACCTGATCCCGACCTGGCAGCCGCTGGGGGATGAGGGTTACCAGAGTGCCCGCAAAAAGAACTCGACACCGTCGGGTGCCAAACCTCAGAGCGCCGTTGCAGCCAAACCGGTCAAAGGCCGGATGCTGACCCAGCACACCGGCTTGCCGCCACGAGATACCGGCACAAGCCGCGCCAAACCGTCGCGTCGCCCGCGCTGA